The genome window TCGACGCGTCGTTGATCCGAGTGAGGGTTCAGCCCATCGGCAACGCTTCGTAAACCTCGACCGATCCGCCGCCGGCGAGCACCGGACAGCCTTTCGCCTTGTCGTTCGCGTCGGCGAGTGTGGTGGCATTGATGATCGAGTAACCGCTGAGCGCCGAAGCGCCGCCGTCTTTGACCGAACCGTTCGATGCGAGCGTCGAGGCGGGTCCGAACGGGGCGCCGCCGTCGACGACTGCCTCGCCGAGCGAACCGAACCAGTTCATCCACGCTTCCATCTGCTTCTGCTGCTCTTCGGGCGTCTCAGCCATCGAGCCTCCCTTGTAGGCGAGCAGGTACTTGGCCATGTCAGTTGTCCTTTCTGTTAGGTGGTCTGTGTTCTTCCAAGGGGATCAAGAAAAAAGTTCAGGCTGTCACGAAGCCCGGTCCGACCGGCATTGTTCGAGCCGGCCGGCGAGGAAGCGGCGGTCGGATGGATTGGTCGCCAGGTCAATGGCCTTCTCGTAGTCGCGCTCCGCCTGGGAAAACCTGCCGCAGCGCCGGCACAAGTCCGCCCGCGCGGCCCACAGGAGGTGGTAGTCGTCGAGGGTCGGATCCTCGAACAGAGGCTCCATTTCTGCGAGCCCGGCCTCGGGTCCGTCGCGCATTGCGACCGCTACCGCGCGGTTGAGCGCGACAACAGGAGACACCGTTACCGCGAAAAGCCTGTCGTACGACCCGACGATCGCGGGCCAATCGGTTTCCTCCCAGGTGGCTGCGAGCGCGTGGCGTGCGGCGATCTCGGCTTGAAGGGTGAGCGGCCCAGGTTCACCGAGCCCGCGCGCAGTCTCGAGCGCCGCAACGCCTGCAGCGATCTGTGGTCGATCCCAAAGCGAACGATCCTGATCGGGCAACAGGACTAGGTCGCCGTCGTCGTCGACCCTCGTCGCGCGCCGCGACGCGTGTAGCTCCATCAGCGCGAGAAGGCCGTGCACCTCTGCCTCTTTGGGAAGGAGACTCGTGACAAGACGGCCTAGCCGGAGTGCTTCGTCGCATAGTTCGTCCCTTTGAGCGGAGGGGCCATCCGCAGGCGCGTAGCCCTCGTTGAACACGAGGTACACGACACTCAACACGGCAGGCAGGCGTTGCGGCCATTCATCTTCGGGTGGTGTCTCGAAGCCGACGTCCGATTCGTTGAGGGTTCGCTTGGCCCGGGTGATGCGCTGGGCAATCGTTGCTTCGGGCTGGAGAAATGCCCGTGCGATCTCCCGTACTGAGAGGCCGCACACCATTCGCAGGGTGAGCGCGGCCTGGGCTTCCGGGCTCAGCACCGGGTGGCAGCAGGTGAACATCAACCGGAGCCGATCGTCGATGATGCCGAGACCGGGCGCCGGCTCTTCGTCCTGTTCCGAGAGGAGGGAGATCGCTTGAATCTGTGTTGCCCTTCTGGCCTCGTCCCGGACATGGTTGATCGCTCGGTTTCGCGTTGCCGTCAGCAGCCACGCGCCTGGACGGTCAGGGACTCCAGAGAACGGCCACCGTGACAAGGCGCTTGCCATCGCGTCCTGGACGACTTCCTCGGCTACCGAGAGGTCGCCGGTGATGCGGGCCGCCGCGGCGACCAGCTTGGGCCACTCGTCTCGGAAACACGCCGAGAGGGCAGCTCCTGCATCGGTCCTGGTTCCGGATTCGCTCACGGGATGTGCGCCTTTGGGTCGACCGGCAGTACCCGGACCTCACCGTGGGTCGTTTCGGGGCACGAGCGGGCGATCGCCACCGCAGCTTCGATGTCGGGCGCGTCGATCAGCAGCCATGAGCTGACATGATCAGAGCCGGGTGGCACGTCAAGGACGCTCATGCGGCCGTCGACCGTTCTGATCCGCAACGCCTGGCCGTCGATGCTGCCGCCTTCGAGCACGATGCCCGAGCCGCGCAGGTCGGAGACCCACGCTGCCAGCAGCCCGGTCCGCCGGCCGAGCTCCGAGGCCGACGCGGCCGAACCATCGTCTCCACCGAGCAGCAGCACGAACTCCACGCCTTAGCCCGCGTCCATTCCCGAGCCCATCTCCATTTGCTCTCGGACCTCTATCGCTCCGTAGCCGGCCGCCGGGCAGTCCTTGGCGATTTCGACGGCTTCTTCAAGAGACCCGGCTTCGACGACGAAGTAGCCGCCGATCACCTCCTTGGTCTCGATGTACGGTCCGTCGACGGTGCTCACCTTCCCGCGCCGCTTCCGAACGGTGACGCTTTGAGCCGTCGGCTGGAGAGGTGCCCCGCCCTTGAGCTTTCCCTTACCTACCAGGTCGGACGCGTACTTCCCCATCTCGGCCATGACCTCGTCGCGCTTCGCCTTGCTCGCGCCGGCGCCGCCCTCCCAGATGACGAACAGATACTCCACCCGGCCTCCTTTGGATCGCTCACCCAATACGACACCGCAGACTGGCCGGATTCGACAATTAACTTGGGACTTTTGTCAGGGCGGGACTTTCGTTCCCTTGGTCGGCGGAGGTCGATGACGCCGGCTTGAGTGGGGCTCGCGTTAGGAGCTGGGCAAGACGAGGTCCGCCGGTGGGGGCTGGATGTGCACGGGCTGCCCGTAGTTGGTGAAATCGACAGTAAGTGCCACGGACTCGACCTGGCCCGGCGGTCCCATGTTTTCCTTGAGCGCTGTGCTCAGTCGGCGGACCAAGTCCGACCTGTCCACCCAAACCTGTATCGAGACCGGACCTGTCGTCTCGGATTGATCTGAGGACCCCCCGCCGCCCAAAGCGTCGATGAGGCTGGATGATCCCAGCAACTGATACTCGTCGGTCGCCACACCGCCGACCGTAGAGGTTCCGACGAAGTGGACGTTCGTTGCCCTGGATTTCAACGCGTCAAACAGCTTTCCTGGATCGGGTATCTGAGACACCGATGACGACGAGTCCTCTTTGATCCAGTGCCCGGGCGGCACCGAGCCACCCAGCTGCAGCAGGCCGCCCAGGCCGGTGGTCGACTCCCATGAGTCGCCGCCGATTCGGATGACTTCGAAGGAGATCTCCTGAGGGGCAGTGCCCCCTTGCGTCGGCAACGCGCCGAACAGTGTGCCTGCCAAGCGGGCGCTGTCCGCCGAGAGGTCCACGTCACCCGACAACTTTGCACTGTTCGCAGCAAGAAATGGGGTGCCGCTCAAGGAGCTGAGCTTCTCGGTCGCGCTGAGGTGGAACGTGGACGCCGCCTCGGACTTGGTAGCTGCCGAAACCATCACCGTCTCTGCTCCGTTGGCCCCTCGAGCCGAGCCGGAAGCGCAACCGGGCATTGCCAGAGCTGCCAGGATAGAGACGGCCCCGTGCCGGATCATTTTGCGATTCATAAGCGGTCCCTCCGCGGGTCCCTTGAGCCGCCTACCGTGAGTTATCGGGTCCAACCGGGTGAGGATTGAGGAAAGTCGTCTAGCTTTGCCTCGAGTGCTGGTCACCCTTGGTCGCTCCGGGCTCATGGCGAGTCGCATCGGGCTTGGTCTCGCAGCCCTCGGGCGGCCCGGATATATCAACCTCGGCCATGCCTCCGATCTCGCTGGCCACGCGACCGTTACAGGCTTGGAGGAACTCGCCGTCGAAGTCCTCGACGCAGCGTTCGCCGGAGGTGTCCGTTACTTCGATGCCGCCCGGTCGTACGGGCAGGCCGAGGCCTTCTTGGCGTCTTGGATCCAACGAAGAGGCCTGGGCCCCAGAGATATAACCGTCGGCTCGAAATGGGGCTACACCTACACCGCCGGCTGGCGCACCGACGCGAAGGTCAATGAGGTCAAGGATCTCTCGTTGCCAGCTCTGCAACGACAGTGGAGCGAGAGTAAGCAGCTGCTCGGGACGAGTCTCCGGCTCTATCAAATCCATTCGGCGACACTCGAGAGTGGGGTATTGAACGATAGGGGTGTGTTGGACGAGCTGGGCCGGTTACGAGATCTAGGGATGTCGATCGGCCTGACGGTCACAGGCCCGAACCAGGCCGACACGATCGAGCAAGCGGTTACTCTCGCGAGATTTGATGTCGTCCAGGCTACGTGGAATCTCCTGGAGCAATCTGCGGGCGCCGCCCTCGCCACCGCCCACTCAGCGGGTTTGGGGGTAATAGTGAAGGAGGCCTTGGCGAACGGTCGACTTACCGATCGCGGTGATCAACCCGAACTCGCGGAGCTAGCCCGCGCAGTCGGCAGCAGCCCCGATGCGGTGGCGCTTGCGGTCGCCCTGAAGCAGCCATGGGCCGATGTCGTTCTCAGCGGAGCCGCCTCAGTAAAGGAACTTCAGAGCAATCTGGGCGCCCTGCAGTTGGACTTGGACGCCCAGCTGATCGATCGGCTCTACGCCCTCCACGAGGACTCGGCCACGTATTGGAACAAGCGAGCCGCACTGCCGTGGAACTGAGCTCGAGGACGGCGATTTCCGCAGGCGGCTTTCTCGTTGAGGGTCGATTGATACGCGGTTTGGAACGACCCCTCAAACTGAGAGGCCGGCCGGTCGATAAAAGCCCATATGGCCCTGAGAAAGTGCCTTGCTTTCGTCTGCGGGGGGGCAACGCTGGCGATGCTCTCTTCGCTCGTGTACCAGTACGAGGCTTCGCCTGCCTCGGCCGAGCCGACCAACATAACCGTCGACTACACGAACCAGACGCCTTTGAACCCGTACGCCATGGCGATGGACGAGACCGGGTACCCCTCGTCCAACGTCCTTGCCACCGACCCACTCGAGCAGCAGCGCTTCAAGGCTCTCGGGCTCCGATACGTGCGGATCGCGCTGACCTACTCAACTCCCGGCAACCCGACAAGCAAGATAATTTGCGGCGGAAGTGGCTGCGACACGGGCCCGACCGGTGATCAGTGGATCGGCAGCATCAAGGGAATCGGGGCCCAACCAGTCGTCCAGGTGCCGACCAGCATCTCCTCGTCGGACGCAGCGAACTTAGTCAGACACTTCAACGTCAACCCGAGCACCGGAGTCGCCGACACCACCCTGCCCAACTACGTGAAGTACTGGATCATCGGGAACGAGCCGGACCTCAACAACTACACGGTGTCCACATACAGCGGTTACTTCAACTCCGACAACGACGCCATGAAGGCGGTAGATGCGGGCATCAAAGTGGGCGGCGGGACCACGGCCTGGTACGACTCCTCGTTCCTCCAGACCTTCCTCCAGCTGTCCGGGTCGCGCGTCGACTTCGTGGACTTTCACGGCTACCCCCAGCAGGGCTGCAGCACTTGTTCGTCCAGCACGCCGTCATCTTTGTTCCAATGGGCGCACGGCACGGGTGCCGACGTGGCCAACCTGCGGGCGATGATCCAGCAAATGGTTCCAAGTCGAGCCTCCCAGATATCGGTCGAGGTCGGCGAGTGGGCCCTCGACTGGGGAGGAAGTCTGCAGGCCAACACCAATCTCAACGCCGTGTGGAGCGCGGACGTCCTGGGGAACATCATTGCGAATGGCGGCTCTTCGATGTTCTACGGGACAAAGGGCAACGCTTTGGAGTGGGCCTCGGGATACCAGACCGACCAGGACACAGGGCAGCAAGTCTTCGAAAACCTTGACGACCCGCACGCCCCCTACCACGGCTACGGGATGTTCACAGGGGAGGGTCTCTTCCCGGGATTCGGCACCAGGCTGGCCACCGCCACAACCTCTCTTCCGAATGTCGATGTCTTTGCAAGTGACAACCCCAAGAACATCGTGGTGGTGAACAAGGATCCTTCGGTGACGCAGACCGGGGTCTTCTCTCTCGGAAACGTGTCATCAGGCACGGTCGACGTCTGGCAGAAGAACCCCACCGTCCCGTTCCAGAATCCGCCCGTTCATCTTGGATCCTTCACCTTCTCGGGTGACGCCTTCTCCTACTCTCTCCCTGCGCTTTCGGTGACGACCTTCGTCGTATACCCGGGCGCCACAAGCGTTCCGCCCGGTCCTCCCTCTTCGCCGTCCTTGTCCTGCCCCTCGGGGGTTAACCATCTGGCCGCAGGTGAGCCGTGGGCAGTCGCCGCGATGACCGCGAGAATCAACGGCCAGACGTGCCCCGGTTACTGGGTTGTGACGCGCAGCGGCGGAGTGACCTCCATCGGAGCAGCGCAGTGGCTTGGGGACATGTCCGCCCACGCGCTCAACGCCCCGATGATCGGCATTGCCGCGACTGTCTCCCGAAGCGGCTACTACCTCCTGGGCGCCGACGGTGGAATCTTCACCTTCGGGGACGCCCACTTCTATGGCTCCACCGGGGCCATGCGTCTAAACGCACCGGTCGTGGGAATGGCAGTCACACCGATTGGTGGCGGGTACTGGCTCACCGCGGCGGACGGTGGAATCTTCACCTTCGGCAACGCGCCCTTCTACGGCTCAATGGGTGGAACCCGCCTCAACAAGCCGGTCGTCGGGATGAGCGCCGACAACGGGACGGGCGGCTATTGGCTGGTTGCTTCCGACGGAGGGATCTTCACGTTCAACGCCCCCTACTACGGATCGACCGGCAGTCAGCATCTCAACCAGCCTGTGGTGGGCGTGACCCCCCAACCCGACGGCCAGGGCTACCGGCTCGTCGCCAGCGACGGCGGCGTCTTTGACTTCGGGGACGCTGCCTACTACGGGTCACTGCCCGGCCAAGGCGTCCGGAACCCGCAAGTGACCACAATGGCCGGCTCGCTCGACGGCAACGGTTACTACTTGATCAACGCCGCCGGGACTGTCTGGGCATTTGGGGATGCTCCCTACCTGGGCAACGCATAAGAGTTCGTCTGAGGCCAACCTAGGTTGTTTGGGTAGTTCATCCTCCGCAGGCGTTCCCCCGCTGGCAGGATTGGCTGGAAGGAGGGCGCCGTGAGCATCTTCGTCGTACGCCACCAACATCGCCCCGAGTCGTGTCCCGCCACCGACTTCACTTTCGGAGCGAGCCTGTTGAACCTCCTCGGCCGAACCAACGCGGCTCGGCACGGCGTGCGCATTCATGGCGAAGCGGTTGTCCAAGGTACCCACACGCTCCTCATGATCGCTGAGTCAAGCAGCGAAGAGGACCTGCTCGGCTTCCTGAGTCCACTGGCCCAAGCCGGCACCCTCGAAGTGGAGCGGGCTGCCAGCTGCGCGAGGGTGGTGGCCAACGGTGGCTGCGCCGCTGCGACACCGACACTCGATCCGCTGGTAACTGCGCTGGACCCCGAGGAGGCGTGTCAGGACGCGCTCGACGCCGGGTTGGTCGTCCACCGTGCCCATCCACTGAACGCAGAGACATCGCTTCACGCTCTGATTGGTGGTGTGGTGATGCCAAACGCTCGCTTCTATGTCCGCAACCACTTCCAGATTCCTGACCTCGACGTGTCGAGCTGGCGACTAGAGATAAGCGGCCTAATCGAAAGGCCTCTGTCCATCAGCCTCGCCCAGTTGCAAGCCATGCCGTCGACCAGCGCCGTCGTCACCCTCGAATGCG of Acidimicrobiales bacterium contains these proteins:
- a CDS encoding RNA polymerase sigma factor, which produces MSESGTRTDAGAALSACFRDEWPKLVAAAARITGDLSVAEEVVQDAMASALSRWPFSGVPDRPGAWLLTATRNRAINHVRDEARRATQIQAISLLSEQDEEPAPGLGIIDDRLRLMFTCCHPVLSPEAQAALTLRMVCGLSVREIARAFLQPEATIAQRITRAKRTLNESDVGFETPPEDEWPQRLPAVLSVVYLVFNEGYAPADGPSAQRDELCDEALRLGRLVTSLLPKEAEVHGLLALMELHASRRATRVDDDGDLVLLPDQDRSLWDRPQIAAGVAALETARGLGEPGPLTLQAEIAARHALAATWEETDWPAIVGSYDRLFAVTVSPVVALNRAVAVAMRDGPEAGLAEMEPLFEDPTLDDYHLLWAARADLCRRCGRFSQAERDYEKAIDLATNPSDRRFLAGRLEQCRSDRAS
- a CDS encoding YciI family protein; protein product: MEYLFVIWEGGAGASKAKRDEVMAEMGKYASDLVGKGKLKGGAPLQPTAQSVTVRKRRGKVSTVDGPYIETKEVIGGYFVVEAGSLEEAVEIAKDCPAAGYGAIEVREQMEMGSGMDAG
- a CDS encoding aldo/keto reductase encodes the protein MLVTLGRSGLMASRIGLGLAALGRPGYINLGHASDLAGHATVTGLEELAVEVLDAAFAGGVRYFDAARSYGQAEAFLASWIQRRGLGPRDITVGSKWGYTYTAGWRTDAKVNEVKDLSLPALQRQWSESKQLLGTSLRLYQIHSATLESGVLNDRGVLDELGRLRDLGMSIGLTVTGPNQADTIEQAVTLARFDVVQATWNLLEQSAGAALATAHSAGLGVIVKEALANGRLTDRGDQPELAELARAVGSSPDAVALAVALKQPWADVVLSGAASVKELQSNLGALQLDLDAQLIDRLYALHEDSATYWNKRAALPWN